The Streptomyces sp. NBC_00435 nucleotide sequence GGGATCGCCGGCTCACCACTGGCGGGCCACCTGGCGGAGCGGTTCCCGGTGCGCTCGCTGCTGATCGGCTGCCACCTGCTGCGACTGGCCACCCTGTGCGCCCTGCTCTTCGTCACCCGCTTCGAAGCGCTGCTGCTCGTCGTCGCGCTCACGTCCCTGGGCGACCGGGCGGCCAAGACGCTGGAGATGCTCTTCGCGACGCGGGTCGCGGGCGAACGGCGCGCCACCTACCAGGCGTTGTCGCGCAGTTCGGCGAACGCCGGCTACGCGCTCGGGGCCGGCCTCGCCGCGATCGGCCTCGCGGTGGGCACCCGCGAGGCCTACCAGGCCCTGATCCTGGCCAACGCCCTGTCCTTCGTCGTGGCCGCGGCACTGGTCCGGCGAACCGGCGAACCGGAGGGCCACGGGCGGATCGCGGCCCGCAACGGCGACACAGCGGTGCCCGAACGGGCTGCCGGGGCCGAGGCTGCCGGCGGCCCCGGCCCGGTGGACGGGCGGCCCGCGCCGAGCCCGTGGCGGGACCGCGGCTACCTGCGGTTCGTCCTGCTGGACATCCCGATGAACCTGGAGGACTCGATCCTCAACGTCGGGCTGCCGCTGTGGCTGGTCCACCACACGGACGCCCCCCACGCCCTGGTCCCGGCCTTCCTCGTGATCAACACCGTGCTCGTCGTCGTGCTGCAACTGCGCGTGTCGGAACGGTTCGAGGGGCCGCACCGGGCCGCGGGGGCGGTCCTGCTGTACGGGCTGACGGTGCTGGCCTGCTGCGTCCTGCTCGCGCTGTCGACGGGAGCCGGTACCTGGACCGCCTCGGCCGTCCTGCTTGTCGTGGCGGTCCTGGTCACGCTTGCGGAGCTGATGCGGTCGGTGAGCTCCTGGGAACT carries:
- a CDS encoding MFS transporter, whose product is MWRAGENAKGRRDVRDRRGDAGLLAQLRRPPGGRPARIMLFAQLLDRTGTGVWSAACVLYFTFVVGLDAGRLGLLLGAAGVAGIAGSPLAGHLAERFPVRSLLIGCHLLRLATLCALLFVTRFEALLLVVALTSLGDRAAKTLEMLFATRVAGERRATYQALSRSSANAGYALGAGLAAIGLAVGTREAYQALILANALSFVVAAALVRRTGEPEGHGRIAARNGDTAVPERAAGAEAAGGPGPVDGRPAPSPWRDRGYLRFVLLDIPMNLEDSILNVGLPLWLVHHTDAPHALVPAFLVINTVLVVVLQLRVSERFEGPHRAAGAVLLYGLTVLACCVLLALSTGAGTWTASAVLLVVAVLVTLAELMRSVSSWELAVSLAPLEARASYLGVAGMSQSVQKSAGPLLLTGAVMAAGPAGWLALGAAVAGLSVLQRRSSVRRLAALEAPRAVAGHGRAGLPVQPAASLSEPA